In Bradyrhizobium sp. 1(2017), one DNA window encodes the following:
- a CDS encoding DUF1127 domain-containing protein gives MSTASDATLLRQTAAPTGRLSRLFRKCCTALQERYKRQRLRAALYDLSDKDLKDIGTSRSGIEFIASNRSIDPRTA, from the coding sequence ATGAGCACAGCCTCTGATGCAACATTACTGCGACAGACCGCCGCACCGACCGGGCGTCTATCAAGGCTCTTTAGGAAATGCTGCACCGCGCTTCAGGAACGGTATAAACGCCAGAGGCTGCGCGCGGCCTTGTACGACCTCAGTGATAAGGACCTGAAGGACATCGGGACCTCGCGCAGCGGAATCGAGTTCATCGCCTCCAACCGCTCAATCGATCCACGGACTGCATGA
- a CDS encoding VOC family protein, whose amino-acid sequence MPRRLDHLVICVRDLQQAALDWQKLGFNLTPTGVHPFGTSNRLAQFADNFLELLAVTDDALVPAAAPGRFSFAAHNREFLERGEGMSMLVLHSTDAHADAAHFAAKRIGAYAPFDFGRDAVLPGGGKARVEFSLAFATDPAMPGIAFFTCQQRHAPELFWKPDYQRHPNGAARVVEVVMSAPEPARHREFLEHLMEGRAELAPGRLTIGETGNRITVLGPAELSRRLPGLAGEATPRFCAARVAVGDLDATRRTLRSNGVDFEMFGAVLLVPPTASHGLALEFVQQETI is encoded by the coding sequence ATGCCTCGTCGTCTCGATCATCTCGTCATCTGCGTCCGTGATCTGCAACAAGCTGCGCTGGATTGGCAAAAGCTCGGCTTCAATCTCACGCCGACCGGCGTGCACCCGTTCGGAACCAGCAATCGCCTCGCCCAGTTCGCCGATAATTTTCTGGAGCTGCTGGCCGTCACCGACGATGCATTGGTGCCCGCGGCCGCGCCCGGCCGTTTCAGCTTCGCGGCCCACAACCGGGAATTTCTGGAGCGCGGCGAAGGAATGTCGATGCTGGTCTTGCACAGTACCGACGCTCACGCCGATGCGGCCCATTTCGCAGCGAAGCGCATCGGCGCCTACGCGCCGTTCGATTTTGGCCGCGACGCGGTGCTGCCGGGCGGTGGCAAGGCGCGCGTCGAGTTTTCGCTCGCCTTCGCCACCGATCCGGCGATGCCCGGGATCGCGTTCTTCACGTGCCAGCAGCGGCATGCGCCCGAATTGTTCTGGAAGCCCGACTATCAGCGCCACCCCAACGGGGCTGCGCGCGTGGTCGAGGTCGTGATGTCGGCACCGGAGCCGGCAAGGCATCGCGAATTTCTCGAGCATCTCATGGAAGGCCGGGCCGAGCTTGCGCCCGGGCGGCTGACCATCGGCGAGACCGGCAATCGGATCACGGTGCTGGGCCCTGCGGAATTGTCGCGGCGATTGCCGGGCCTCGCCGGCGAAGCCACGCCGCGCTTCTGCGCTGCGCGTGTTGCGGTCGGCGATCTCGATGCGACACGGCGGACATTGAGGTCCAACGGCGTCGATTTCGAGATGTTCGGCGCCGTGCTGCTGGTGCCGCCCACGGCGTCGCATGGGCTGGCGCTGGAATTCGTCCAACAGGAGACAATCTGA
- a CDS encoding RidA family protein has product MAQIVTHNPPSVHAPASGYSMGLEFSQHRRLLFISGQVPERFDGSVPEGFEAQCEQSWRNVIEVLAAAGLGVGNLVKVTTFLTDLSQVVPNRGVRRKMLAGHEPALTVMIAQTVDSKWLLEIEAIAAE; this is encoded by the coding sequence ATGGCTCAAATCGTCACCCATAATCCGCCGTCGGTTCATGCTCCCGCCAGTGGGTACAGCATGGGGCTTGAATTCAGCCAGCACCGCCGCCTGCTGTTCATCAGCGGCCAGGTGCCTGAGAGGTTCGACGGCAGCGTGCCCGAAGGTTTCGAAGCCCAATGCGAGCAGTCCTGGCGCAATGTCATCGAGGTGCTCGCCGCTGCCGGCCTCGGCGTCGGGAATCTGGTCAAGGTCACGACCTTCCTGACCGATCTCAGTCAGGTCGTGCCCAATCGCGGCGTGCGCCGCAAGATGCTGGCGGGACACGAGCCCGCGCTGACGGTCATGATCGCGCAAACCGTCGACAGCAAATGGCTGCTGGAGATCGAGGCAATCGCTGCGGAATGA
- a CDS encoding winged helix-turn-helix domain-containing tetratricopeptide repeat protein, producing the protein MRYLFEDYAFDPDRRELRRGADVVPVPPQVFDLLDYLIRHRERVVSKDELINAIWDGRSVSDAAVTTRLNVARTVIGDTGEEQRLIKTLPRKGFRFVGSVSEVQGLTNATADEPENQPKLALTHPDRPSVAVLPFDNLSSDPEQEFFAAGIAEDVLTTLSKIQALNVIARTSSFAFKEQSRDVREVGRLLGVRYVLEGSVRKAGDRVRLTAQLIDTRDGHHLWADHFDGSLDDVFDLQDRITQEIVAALEVRLTLGEQARVWRKRSCSPLAYEHFLKGRNFYLNFDKRTHVQARDCLERALQINPAFTPALYQLGLTLTDQARFGWVKEAAATYQSALDCASKALEVDPGCGEAYLVIGYVRTFQHRHDEAVEAGEKAITLSPGGTDAYHMAGMYHGYAGNFREAIRYIEHAQRMSPLSLTESMVDEALARFHLGDFAAASDTASQVLKERPGWLTAQTTLIAAQWMLGQETEARIIAKDLLDRHPRFSVARWAVRLPYRRQEHIDALIKPLKLLGLPE; encoded by the coding sequence TTGCGCTATCTCTTCGAGGACTACGCATTCGATCCCGATAGGCGGGAGCTGCGGCGCGGGGCGGACGTGGTCCCTGTCCCACCACAGGTGTTCGACCTCCTCGACTACTTGATACGCCACAGGGAGCGCGTCGTCAGCAAAGACGAACTCATCAACGCCATTTGGGATGGACGTAGCGTATCTGACGCCGCAGTGACTACGCGCCTGAACGTTGCCCGGACCGTGATCGGCGATACCGGTGAAGAGCAGCGCCTTATCAAGACACTACCGCGCAAAGGCTTCCGTTTTGTTGGATCGGTTTCGGAAGTACAGGGGCTCACAAATGCGACAGCGGACGAGCCAGAGAATCAGCCGAAGCTGGCCCTCACGCACCCCGACAGACCCTCGGTTGCCGTACTTCCTTTCGATAACCTCAGCTCCGATCCGGAGCAGGAATTCTTCGCCGCCGGCATCGCAGAGGACGTGCTGACCACTTTATCAAAGATCCAGGCTCTCAATGTCATCGCGCGCACCTCGAGCTTCGCATTCAAGGAACAGTCCAGAGACGTGCGCGAGGTCGGGCGGCTCTTGGGTGTGCGCTATGTTTTGGAAGGGAGCGTGCGCAAGGCGGGAGATCGAGTGCGTCTGACAGCACAATTGATTGACACTCGGGATGGCCACCATTTGTGGGCTGACCATTTTGACGGGAGTCTGGATGACGTATTCGATCTGCAGGATCGCATTACACAGGAAATCGTCGCAGCGCTGGAGGTACGGCTGACACTTGGCGAGCAGGCGCGCGTCTGGCGAAAGCGCTCCTGCAGTCCCTTGGCATATGAGCACTTCTTGAAAGGACGCAACTTCTATCTGAATTTTGATAAGCGTACTCATGTTCAAGCCAGAGACTGTTTGGAACGGGCATTGCAGATCAACCCAGCGTTCACGCCAGCACTCTACCAATTGGGACTCACCCTGACTGATCAGGCTCGCTTCGGTTGGGTAAAGGAAGCAGCCGCGACTTATCAGTCTGCATTGGACTGCGCGTCGAAGGCCCTGGAAGTAGATCCTGGGTGCGGCGAGGCATACCTTGTCATAGGCTACGTCAGGACCTTTCAACACCGCCATGACGAAGCCGTGGAGGCCGGGGAGAAGGCGATCACCCTCAGCCCTGGTGGCACGGACGCCTATCATATGGCGGGCATGTATCACGGCTATGCCGGCAATTTCCGCGAAGCAATCCGATACATCGAGCACGCGCAGCGGATGAGCCCGCTGTCGCTCACGGAATCGATGGTCGATGAAGCACTGGCCAGATTTCATCTCGGCGATTTCGCCGCGGCGTCCGATACTGCCTCGCAGGTCCTAAAGGAGAGGCCAGGCTGGCTGACAGCGCAGACAACTTTGATCGCGGCCCAATGGATGCTGGGACAGGAAACGGAAGCAAGGATCATCGCGAAGGATTTGCTGGACCGTCATCCGCGCTTTTCGGTGGCGCGCTGGGCAGTTAGGCTGCCTTATCGCCGCCAGGAGCACATCGATGCGTTGATCAAGCCGCTAAAACTGCTCGGACTACCTGAGTGA
- a CDS encoding ABC transporter permease, producing the protein MKLRANLVIGGVLFALAILVGLLAPWLAHTDPVMDANLMNAEEPPSWTWWFGTDDQGRDIYSRVVYGARVSLTVGIVSQLINSIIGVALGLSAGYFGGWWDDVVNALTNLMLAIPSLIFALAIMAVLGPGLTSLLIALGLTNWSFTCRIARASALSLRSQGYVQAATVLGYGDLRIMITQLLPNMLGPIVVIGTLGMGSAVLSEAALSFLGLGVRPPFPSWGSMLSEARDQITTAPWLSVFPGLAIFLTVLGLNLLGDGLRDILDPQSRSRRT; encoded by the coding sequence ATGAAGCTCCGCGCCAATCTCGTCATCGGTGGGGTCTTGTTCGCGCTGGCGATCCTGGTCGGCCTGCTCGCGCCCTGGCTGGCGCACACCGATCCCGTCATGGACGCCAATTTGATGAACGCGGAGGAGCCCCCGAGCTGGACCTGGTGGTTCGGCACCGACGACCAGGGCCGCGACATCTATTCCCGCGTCGTGTATGGCGCGCGCGTCTCGCTGACGGTCGGCATCGTCTCGCAGCTGATCAACAGCATCATCGGCGTGGCCCTGGGCCTGAGCGCCGGCTATTTCGGCGGCTGGTGGGACGATGTCGTCAACGCCCTGACCAATCTCATGCTCGCGATCCCTTCGCTGATCTTCGCGCTGGCCATCATGGCGGTGCTGGGACCCGGCCTGACCAGCCTGCTGATCGCCCTCGGGCTGACCAACTGGTCCTTCACCTGCCGGATCGCACGGGCCTCGGCGCTGTCGCTGAGGAGCCAGGGCTATGTGCAGGCGGCGACCGTGCTCGGCTATGGCGATCTGCGCATCATGATCACACAGCTGCTGCCGAACATGCTGGGACCGATCGTCGTCATCGGCACGCTGGGGATGGGCAGTGCGGTCCTGTCCGAAGCCGCATTGTCGTTCCTCGGCCTCGGCGTCCGCCCGCCCTTTCCAAGCTGGGGCAGCATGCTGTCGGAGGCCCGCGACCAGATCACGACGGCGCCCTGGCTCTCGGTGTTTCCCGGCCTTGCCATCTTCCTGACGGTGCTCGGACTCAATCTGCTCGGCGATGGCTTGCGCGACATCCTCGACCCGCAATCGCGGAGCCGGCGCACATGA
- a CDS encoding ABC transporter ATP-binding protein: protein MTDAPLIEVKDLRIDLDDGSRRVAAAEGISFRIDRGETFGLVGESGCGKSITALALIGLLRPPLAIGGGVIRFMGQEIQHLSAAGQRQLRGNRIAMIFQEPMTALNPVSPVGRQIAEMFVLHKGKSWREANRLAVEALASVRVPAPERRVRDYPHQLSGGMRQRVMIAIALACGPDLLIADEPTTALDVTVQAEIIELMRNLCAERGTAILMISHDLGLVANVCRRVAVMYAGRIVEERGSADVFRAPSHPYTQGLVASLPRLGSRAAMGRSRLKEIAGVVPAITSFPEGCRFNPRCTQATEICRTVAPATDQLEAGGLVRCHHHA, encoded by the coding sequence ATGACGGACGCACCGCTGATCGAGGTGAAGGATCTGCGCATCGATCTCGATGACGGGTCCAGGCGCGTGGCGGCAGCCGAAGGCATTTCATTCCGCATCGATCGCGGCGAGACGTTCGGCCTCGTCGGCGAATCCGGATGCGGCAAGAGCATCACGGCGCTCGCCTTGATCGGCCTGTTGCGGCCGCCGCTCGCGATCGGCGGCGGCGTCATCCGGTTCATGGGGCAGGAGATCCAGCACCTTTCCGCCGCCGGACAGCGGCAGCTGCGCGGCAATCGCATCGCCATGATCTTCCAGGAGCCGATGACGGCGCTGAACCCGGTCTCGCCGGTCGGCCGGCAGATCGCCGAGATGTTCGTGCTGCACAAGGGCAAGAGCTGGCGGGAGGCCAACCGGCTGGCGGTGGAGGCGCTGGCAAGCGTGCGCGTTCCCGCGCCCGAGCGCCGCGTGAGGGATTACCCGCACCAGCTGTCGGGCGGCATGCGTCAGCGCGTGATGATCGCCATCGCGCTGGCCTGCGGTCCGGATCTCCTGATCGCGGACGAGCCGACCACCGCGCTCGACGTCACCGTGCAGGCGGAAATCATCGAGCTGATGCGGAACCTGTGCGCCGAGAGGGGAACGGCGATCCTGATGATCAGCCACGATCTCGGCCTTGTCGCCAATGTCTGCCGCCGCGTCGCCGTCATGTATGCCGGCCGCATCGTCGAGGAGCGCGGTTCGGCCGATGTCTTCCGCGCGCCCTCGCATCCCTATACGCAGGGCCTGGTCGCCTCGCTGCCGCGGCTGGGCAGCCGCGCCGCGATGGGGCGCAGCAGGCTGAAGGAGATCGCGGGCGTTGTCCCGGCCATCACGAGCTTTCCGGAGGGCTGCCGGTTCAACCCGCGTTGTACGCAGGCGACCGAGATCTGCCGGACCGTCGCGCCGGCGACGGATCAGCTGGAGGCGGGCGGCCTCGTCAGGTGTCACCACCATGCTTGA
- a CDS encoding DUF4440 domain-containing protein, translating into MAKALEVEMSDFFGRQYNEAWQFDGDEIARFYCVPTVTVRGDGSIHCLQSREELARFFQGVLDTYKGQGLASTTLHDLRVVPIGDRSALVSMTWNAVDADGRPIREWRQSYNLVRLADGWRILVSTFHLSAAPG; encoded by the coding sequence ATGGCGAAAGCACTTGAGGTCGAGATGTCGGATTTCTTTGGTCGCCAATACAACGAAGCCTGGCAGTTCGATGGCGACGAAATCGCCAGGTTTTACTGCGTCCCCACGGTCACTGTGCGGGGAGACGGGTCCATCCATTGTCTTCAATCCCGAGAAGAGCTTGCGCGATTCTTCCAGGGAGTGCTCGACACCTACAAAGGCCAAGGCTTGGCCAGTACGACCCTGCACGACCTTAGGGTCGTTCCGATCGGCGACCGCAGCGCTTTGGTGAGCATGACATGGAATGCGGTTGATGCTGATGGAAGGCCAATCAGGGAGTGGCGGCAATCGTACAACCTAGTCCGCCTTGCCGACGGCTGGCGAATACTGGTCTCAACATTTCACCTGAGCGCAGCGCCGGGCTAG
- a CDS encoding ABC transporter substrate-binding protein, translating to MMFRMIAFVAGLGLALAATAQAQTPRKGGTIRMTAPYGSSFTSLDIHTTQRAQDEIYAKALHRSLYIWNSAEGKPVLELAKEDVVSGGGLVHTFKLRDDAYFHNGRKMTADDVIWSYTRIMDGTKAYPGARFVRLIEGAAAVEKGQAKEISGLKKIDDFTIEMKLTEKVDPGFYFFTALTSIYPADEGAKESFIQKPIGLGPFRFVEHVPGSRIVLERWDRFYKPGKPYADKLVVSIMAEAAARDVAFRNKEIDTSVLGPAQYVAYQSDAALKGTIVEVAEVFTRYMGMNPTFKPFADKRVRQAINYAIDTDLIINKLVKGKAYRATSWLPLTAPAYDKAMKPYPYDPAKAKQLLAEAGYPNGFEFEWTTSQNESWGLPIVSAVIPMLDKVGIKAKVKQVETAVLAEVIRSGDYQAFIYSQASGPDPQAALKCFHSSTPQPACNYMTFKNADFDKIIDEAGQADDPAKRIQLLQKANALLYEEAPVWFFNYNKAVMAVQPWLKGIQLNATELTHQNVEDLWVDETSPAK from the coding sequence ATGATGTTCAGGATGATTGCGTTCGTTGCCGGCCTGGGGCTGGCGCTCGCCGCCACGGCGCAGGCCCAGACACCGCGCAAGGGCGGAACCATCCGTATGACCGCGCCCTATGGCTCGAGCTTCACCAGCCTGGACATCCACACCACGCAGCGGGCCCAGGACGAGATCTACGCCAAGGCGCTGCACCGGTCGCTCTACATCTGGAATTCCGCGGAAGGCAAACCGGTTCTGGAGCTCGCCAAGGAAGATGTCGTCTCGGGCGGCGGCCTCGTTCACACTTTCAAGCTGCGCGACGACGCCTATTTCCACAACGGCCGCAAGATGACGGCCGACGACGTCATCTGGTCCTACACCCGCATCATGGACGGAACCAAGGCCTATCCCGGCGCGCGTTTCGTTCGCTTGATCGAGGGCGCGGCGGCGGTCGAGAAGGGCCAGGCCAAGGAGATCTCCGGCCTGAAGAAGATCGACGACTTCACGATCGAGATGAAGCTGACCGAGAAGGTCGATCCGGGCTTCTACTTCTTCACTGCGCTGACCTCGATCTATCCTGCAGACGAAGGCGCCAAGGAGAGCTTCATCCAGAAGCCGATCGGCCTCGGGCCGTTCAGGTTCGTCGAGCACGTTCCGGGATCGCGCATCGTCCTGGAGCGGTGGGACCGCTTCTACAAACCTGGCAAGCCCTATGCCGACAAGCTCGTCGTGTCGATCATGGCCGAAGCCGCGGCCCGCGATGTCGCCTTCCGCAACAAGGAGATCGACACCTCCGTGCTGGGACCTGCGCAATACGTCGCCTATCAGTCCGACGCCGCCCTCAAGGGCACCATCGTCGAGGTCGCCGAGGTCTTCACGCGGTACATGGGGATGAACCCCACCTTCAAGCCGTTCGCCGACAAGCGCGTCCGGCAGGCGATCAATTATGCGATCGATACCGACCTGATCATCAACAAGCTGGTGAAGGGCAAGGCCTATCGTGCCACCAGCTGGCTGCCGCTGACCGCGCCGGCCTACGACAAGGCGATGAAGCCTTATCCCTATGATCCCGCCAAGGCCAAGCAGCTGCTCGCCGAGGCCGGCTATCCCAACGGCTTCGAATTCGAATGGACCACCAGCCAGAATGAAAGCTGGGGCCTGCCGATCGTCTCTGCCGTCATCCCGATGCTCGACAAGGTCGGCATCAAGGCCAAGGTCAAGCAGGTCGAGACCGCGGTGCTGGCCGAGGTCATTCGCAGCGGCGACTATCAGGCCTTCATCTATTCCCAGGCGAGTGGCCCGGATCCCCAGGCCGCACTCAAATGCTTCCATTCGTCGACGCCGCAGCCGGCCTGCAACTACATGACCTTCAAGAATGCCGACTTCGACAAGATCATCGATGAGGCCGGGCAGGCCGACGATCCCGCAAAGCGCATCCAGCTGCTGCAAAAGGCCAATGCGCTGCTCTACGAAGAAGCGCCGGTCTGGTTCTTCAACTACAACAAGGCGGTCATGGCGGTGCAGCCCTGGCTCAAGGGGATTCAGCTCAATGCGACGGAGCTGACCCATCAGAACGTCGAGGACCTCTGGGTCGACGAGACCTCACCCGCGAAGTGA
- a CDS encoding ABC transporter permease produces MLAFLTRRLLQTIPTVLAVVLLVFVLFSVVPGSIVTGMSDDADPQVELRMKKQLGLDDPVYVRFGSYIAKLATGDFGTSFRTREPVTAMIAKRAWPTLQLIFAAMAFAIVIGVPLGFIAALRPGGLVDTIAMVVAVSGLSIAKFWLGLVLMYLFALKLGWLPSFGYGDGGLKYLVLPAVTLGVSPMALFARTTRAAVLEIMTADFVRTARSKGMSETRVVKWHVMRNALVIILTTVGLQFGGLMGQAVVVEKLFSWPGIGSLLVDSVLQRDIPAVQGSILVVVLAFLAINLLIDVLYGVIDPRIRYA; encoded by the coding sequence ATGCTCGCCTTCCTGACCCGCCGTCTCCTGCAGACCATTCCGACCGTCCTCGCCGTCGTTCTGCTGGTGTTCGTGCTGTTCAGCGTCGTTCCCGGCAGTATCGTCACGGGAATGAGCGACGACGCCGATCCCCAGGTCGAGCTGCGCATGAAGAAGCAGCTCGGCCTAGACGACCCCGTCTACGTGCGTTTCGGGTCCTACATTGCCAAGCTCGCCACCGGTGATTTCGGCACCTCCTTCCGCACCCGCGAGCCCGTTACGGCCATGATCGCCAAGCGGGCCTGGCCGACGCTGCAACTGATATTCGCCGCCATGGCGTTCGCCATCGTGATCGGGGTGCCGCTTGGCTTCATCGCGGCGCTGCGGCCCGGCGGTCTCGTCGATACGATCGCCATGGTCGTCGCGGTGTCGGGCCTTTCCATCGCCAAATTCTGGCTCGGACTGGTGCTGATGTATCTGTTCGCGCTGAAACTGGGCTGGCTGCCGAGCTTCGGCTATGGCGATGGGGGCCTGAAATATCTGGTCCTGCCGGCGGTGACGCTCGGCGTCTCGCCGATGGCGCTGTTTGCCCGCACCACGCGCGCCGCGGTCCTGGAGATCATGACGGCTGATTTCGTCCGCACCGCGCGCTCGAAGGGCATGAGCGAGACCAGGGTCGTGAAGTGGCATGTGATGCGCAACGCGCTCGTCATCATTCTCACCACCGTCGGCCTGCAGTTCGGCGGGCTGATGGGGCAGGCGGTCGTGGTCGAGAAACTGTTCTCCTGGCCGGGCATCGGCTCGCTGCTGGTCGACAGCGTCTTGCAGCGCGACATTCCGGCCGTCCAGGGCTCCATTCTCGTGGTTGTGCTGGCCTTCCTCGCGATCAATCTGCTGATCGACGTGCTCTATGGCGTGATCGATCCCAGGATCAGATACGCATGA
- a CDS encoding LysR family transcriptional regulator produces MTYALPPLNALRAFEAAARHLSFKLAAHELHVTPAAVGQQVKALETRLGVRLFDRLHKQLILTPAGQAYLPGISEGFRHIAEATSRLKPAGAVLLQLGVHGSFDLRRLDLAEFRSAHPDIGLRVLQPAGLHELVEGKADLLIARGLGHHPGYRCDRIDDGPGLGDWLVAPEGTADCPEIVSFREWLRALSAEHSLANHRRPRLVGIKR; encoded by the coding sequence ATGACCTATGCCCTTCCCCCGCTCAACGCGCTCCGCGCCTTCGAAGCCGCCGCACGGCATCTCAGCTTCAAACTGGCGGCGCACGAGCTGCATGTGACGCCCGCTGCCGTAGGGCAGCAGGTGAAGGCGCTGGAGACGCGCCTCGGCGTCCGCCTGTTCGATCGGCTGCACAAGCAGCTCATCCTCACCCCGGCAGGTCAGGCCTATCTGCCCGGGATCTCCGAAGGCTTTCGTCACATTGCAGAGGCGACCTCGCGGTTGAAACCGGCAGGCGCAGTGCTGCTGCAATTGGGGGTCCATGGCAGCTTCGACCTGCGCCGCCTCGATTTGGCGGAGTTTCGCAGCGCGCATCCGGACATCGGCCTGCGGGTGCTGCAGCCCGCCGGCCTGCACGAGCTGGTCGAAGGCAAGGCCGACCTGCTGATTGCCCGCGGTCTCGGCCACCATCCCGGCTATCGCTGCGACCGGATCGATGACGGTCCGGGTCTGGGCGACTGGCTGGTTGCGCCCGAAGGCACCGCGGATTGTCCCGAGATCGTCAGCTTCCGCGAATGGCTGCGCGCCCTGTCCGCCGAGCACTCCCTCGCAAACCACCGCCGCCCTCGTCTGGTCGGCATCAAACGTTAG
- a CDS encoding ABC transporter ATP-binding protein, with amino-acid sequence MLEPQGRADDDVILSVRDLAVHFPLGGGLLARERRLLRAVDGVDLTLKRGECLGLVGESGSGKSTVALSILGLLRPTRGRIVVDGQVVTDRPSGDRKALARTVQMVFQDPYASLNPRQTVRRTLQDPLRVHGVTAKSEIEDRVATMLRHVGLRPEQADRYPHEFSGGQRQRIGIARALILNPRIVICDEPVSALDVSIRAQIINLLLELKDTLGLSFIMISHDLGVVEHMSDRVAVMYLGRIVENGNWREIFERPAHPYTQALIAAIPDPLRHTPLATTGGDLPNPLNPPNGCAFSPRCRYAEAVCRREPGPLLETRPDGHAVRCWRADEIAGQTQLASTEGGHP; translated from the coding sequence ATGCTTGAGCCCCAGGGGAGAGCGGACGACGACGTCATCCTCAGCGTGAGGGATCTCGCGGTTCATTTTCCGCTCGGGGGCGGCTTGCTGGCTCGCGAGAGGCGGCTGCTCCGTGCCGTGGACGGTGTCGACCTCACGCTGAAGCGCGGCGAATGCCTCGGCCTCGTCGGCGAGTCCGGCTCGGGCAAGTCGACCGTCGCGCTGTCGATCCTCGGCCTCCTGAGGCCGACGCGCGGGCGTATCGTGGTGGACGGGCAGGTCGTGACGGACCGGCCCTCCGGCGATCGCAAGGCATTGGCCCGTACCGTCCAAATGGTGTTTCAGGATCCCTACGCCTCGCTCAACCCGCGCCAGACCGTGCGCCGCACCCTTCAAGATCCCTTGCGTGTGCACGGCGTGACCGCGAAAAGCGAGATCGAGGACCGCGTCGCGACGATGCTGCGGCATGTCGGCCTGCGGCCCGAACAGGCCGACCGCTACCCGCACGAATTCTCGGGCGGCCAGCGCCAGCGCATCGGCATTGCCCGCGCCCTGATCCTCAATCCCAGGATCGTCATCTGCGACGAACCGGTCTCTGCGCTCGACGTCTCGATCCGCGCCCAGATCATCAACCTGCTGCTGGAACTGAAGGACACGCTCGGCCTTTCCTTCATCATGATCAGCCACGACCTCGGCGTCGTCGAGCATATGAGCGACAGGGTGGCCGTGATGTATCTCGGCCGCATCGTCGAGAACGGCAACTGGCGCGAGATCTTCGAACGTCCCGCGCACCCCTATACGCAGGCCCTGATCGCCGCGATCCCCGATCCGCTGCGCCACACACCCTTGGCGACGACTGGCGGCGATCTGCCCAACCCGCTCAATCCGCCGAACGGATGTGCCTTCAGCCCGCGCTGCCGCTATGCCGAGGCGGTGTGCCGCCGTGAACCGGGGCCGTTGCTTGAAACGCGTCCCGATGGGCACGCGGTGCGATGCTGGCGGGCTGACGAGATTGCCGGTCAGACGCAGTTGGCTTCGACCGAAGGTGGGCACCCCTAG